One part of the Chryseobacterium mulctrae genome encodes these proteins:
- a CDS encoding L-type lectin-domain containing protein: MKNKIFLILLLVAVNSTLILAQSAGKLYLSSAGTGVGHVYDITGNTPSTVQTTLPASITSPAYYNANNGASVSNLAIGYDTTVANQPLVFINSNTAANSPILKNGTATGLTLPAVTIGGLGTNNVLGNNFGQVFGFNGKNLYRLYPTVSAAIPITGDAIWNANGDGTAGNPRSTIFASDTFYDYENNVYTILQHQNGTTFIRYLYKIAINGAVTSATATQITQITGPVGVRNATANTATTIDVGNIRGTAYLNGFVFASSGNGNDTVVIYRINISTGVSEYLTQYTLTGLGSSNIDLASVDYFQPFTFNCGGTAFQGTTPYRAGTSSTRTLRIPVSDIYGPGNYVLNVIGTDFTNPAHSVTVTTATTFIDVPITYNGTGAAGSRTLTVDLNGSTTTCTVTATIEPDTDIDGLANTVDLDDDNDGITDCTENGLAAASFLNNFTFVPNNNASGVSANIAQLTPNAGSQSGQYWSVGKVDFTKSFSFTFDAFVGEFDAGADGIAVVFQNSPAGTAAVGATGVGMGAQNIANGLVLELDTYDNGPGVGDIVADHGQIWDSDNQGAGLTTSVDLGQLENNAYHPVVVTWNAGTQTLSYTVDGITAGTLTTANFANTYFGASKVRFGFTASTGGSTNVHRIRINDFCSTPIELDTDNDGISNHLDTDSDGDSCPDAIEGSENVTYSMVNPLTSPTNPGQINVRFNGTTAGTPSQIISTATAANGVPQVVNNGANNSNASIGLVAGAAAAGVADNTGSSPVSGVGQAVGNSQNSALNDCKCYRNPTITLGTDNATIHGITAFNRAGVNNTNWPMIRNNGWTALEANTKAFVMNRMPAAATTAGAVIAGEPVNVALTAPVIAVPIVGMTFYDTTNNCMKINTDGTRTGWKCFNTQSCPEEN; the protein is encoded by the coding sequence ATGAAAAATAAAATATTTTTAATTCTATTATTAGTAGCTGTTAATTCAACACTAATTTTAGCTCAAAGCGCAGGTAAGTTATATCTGTCATCTGCAGGAACAGGGGTAGGCCACGTTTATGATATTACGGGTAATACGCCATCAACTGTTCAAACCACATTGCCTGCTTCAATTACATCACCGGCATATTACAATGCAAATAACGGTGCATCTGTAAGTAATTTAGCAATTGGTTACGATACTACGGTCGCGAACCAACCGCTTGTTTTTATTAACTCCAATACTGCGGCAAACAGTCCGATATTAAAAAATGGAACTGCAACAGGACTTACCTTACCTGCTGTTACCATCGGAGGTTTAGGAACTAATAATGTTTTGGGAAACAATTTCGGACAAGTCTTTGGTTTTAATGGTAAAAATCTTTACAGGTTGTATCCTACTGTTTCTGCTGCTATTCCTATTACAGGCGATGCAATTTGGAATGCTAATGGTGATGGAACTGCTGGTAATCCTCGTTCAACCATTTTTGCAAGTGATACATTTTATGATTATGAAAATAATGTTTACACGATTCTTCAGCATCAAAATGGTACAACTTTTATAAGGTATCTATATAAAATCGCTATTAACGGAGCTGTAACTTCTGCAACAGCAACTCAAATTACACAGATCACAGGACCTGTTGGGGTAAGAAATGCAACGGCAAATACTGCCACAACTATAGATGTAGGAAATATAAGAGGTACTGCATACTTGAATGGCTTTGTCTTTGCTTCTTCAGGAAATGGGAATGATACCGTTGTTATATATCGTATTAACATTTCTACTGGAGTATCAGAATACCTTACTCAATATACATTAACAGGATTAGGCAGTTCAAATATTGATCTTGCATCTGTTGATTATTTTCAGCCATTCACATTTAATTGTGGTGGAACAGCATTTCAGGGAACCACTCCGTATAGGGCCGGGACATCTTCAACAAGAACATTACGTATTCCTGTTTCAGATATTTATGGACCCGGAAATTATGTTTTAAATGTAATTGGAACGGATTTTACAAATCCCGCTCACTCAGTTACAGTAACTACGGCAACGACTTTCATTGATGTTCCCATTACTTACAACGGGACAGGAGCTGCAGGATCAAGAACTCTTACCGTTGACCTGAATGGAAGTACAACAACGTGTACTGTAACAGCGACAATAGAACCAGATACAGATATCGACGGATTGGCAAATACTGTAGATCTCGATGATGATAATGATGGTATTACAGACTGTACAGAAAATGGTTTGGCTGCCGCATCATTTTTAAACAATTTTACTTTCGTCCCAAATAATAATGCTTCCGGAGTAAGTGCAAATATTGCACAGTTGACTCCAAATGCGGGCTCTCAAAGTGGTCAATACTGGTCAGTCGGAAAAGTAGATTTTACAAAAAGTTTTTCTTTTACTTTTGATGCATTTGTAGGAGAATTTGATGCCGGTGCTGATGGTATAGCGGTCGTATTTCAAAACTCCCCTGCCGGAACAGCTGCTGTTGGAGCAACAGGTGTGGGAATGGGTGCACAGAATATTGCTAACGGTCTAGTTCTGGAATTGGACACTTATGATAATGGACCTGGTGTTGGAGATATTGTTGCGGATCACGGTCAGATTTGGGATTCTGACAATCAGGGTGCCGGTCTTACAACTTCCGTTGATTTGGGTCAGTTGGAAAATAATGCCTATCATCCTGTGGTAGTTACCTGGAATGCAGGGACGCAAACCCTATCGTATACAGTTGATGGAATAACTGCAGGAACTCTTACAACTGCTAATTTTGCAAATACTTATTTTGGAGCCAGCAAAGTTCGTTTTGGTTTTACCGCTTCCACAGGAGGGTCAACAAACGTACACCGTATAAGAATCAATGATTTCTGCAGTACCCCTATTGAACTTGATACAGATAACGACGGGATATCTAATCACTTAGATACAGATTCAGACGGCGACAGCTGTCCTGATGCAATTGAAGGTTCCGAAAATGTCACTTATTCTATGGTTAATCCTTTGACTTCTCCAACCAATCCGGGACAGATCAATGTAAGATTTAACGGAACGACAGCAGGTACACCTTCTCAGATCATCAGTACTGCTACAGCAGCCAATGGTGTTCCTCAGGTTGTCAATAATGGTGCAAATAACAGCAATGCGAGTATTGGTCTTGTTGCAGGTGCAGCAGCTGCAGGTGTAGCAGACAATACAGGTTCTTCTCCTGTTTCAGGAGTAGGTCAGGCTGTCGGGAATTCTCAGAACTCAGCACTTAATGACTGTAAATGCTATAGAAACCCAACCATAACCTTAGGAACTGATAATGCGACGATACACGGTATTACCGCATTTAACAGGGCGGGAGTAAATAATACAAACTGGCCAATGATCAGGAATAACGGGTGGACAGCTCTTGAAGCCAATACCAAAGCGTTTGTAATGAATAGAATGCCTGCTGCAGCTACTACTGCAGGTGCTGTTATTGCCGGTGAGCCTGTAAATGTAGCGTTGACTGCTCCTGTTATAGCTGTTCCGATAGTTGGAATGACGTTCTATGATACAACCAATAACTGTATGAAAATAAATACAGATGGTACTCGAACGGGATGGAAGTGTTTTAACACGCAGTCTTGTCCTGAAGAAAATTAA
- a CDS encoding tyrosine-type recombinase/integrase, whose translation MGRSPRTFDNYSRHVTALALHFKTLPTELDPEQVKDYLFELQQRSKTPSQTYFKHTVYGLRFLLKTEGLPYSFLHLPAIPQVKKLPVILSREEIWRMLQSAELLKHKLLIGLIYGCGLRCMEVRNIELQHLDFDRKMLHVVQGKGSKDRYVPLSEHLISGLKTFISIENPNQYLFNGNQNRNIEDIDVLAPNRKDFDSRYSQRGVQWVIKTISKKAGITKEVHTHTLRHSYATHLLEDGVPIIMVQKLLGHERIESTMEYLHVCQLSDQKPHSPLDTVFTLCSRNAGPK comes from the coding sequence TTGGGCAGGAGCCCCAGAACGTTCGACAATTATTCCCGCCATGTGACAGCCCTGGCACTGCATTTTAAAACCCTGCCTACCGAGTTGGATCCCGAACAGGTCAAAGATTATCTTTTTGAACTGCAGCAACGCTCCAAAACTCCTTCCCAAACTTACTTTAAACACACCGTTTACGGACTTCGCTTTTTATTGAAAACGGAAGGCCTGCCTTATAGTTTTCTGCATCTTCCCGCTATTCCACAAGTGAAAAAGCTTCCTGTCATCCTGAGTCGGGAAGAGATCTGGCGTATGCTTCAATCCGCCGAACTCCTGAAACATAAACTGCTCATCGGACTTATTTACGGCTGTGGACTGCGGTGTATGGAAGTAAGGAATATCGAACTTCAGCATCTGGATTTTGACCGGAAGATGTTACATGTTGTTCAGGGTAAAGGGAGCAAAGACCGGTATGTTCCTTTGTCGGAACATTTGATCAGTGGACTGAAAACCTTTATCAGTATTGAGAATCCTAATCAGTATCTGTTTAATGGCAATCAAAACAGGAATATCGAAGATATTGATGTTTTAGCTCCGAATAGAAAAGATTTCGATTCCCGCTACAGTCAGCGTGGCGTGCAGTGGGTAATAAAAACCATCTCTAAAAAAGCAGGCATCACCAAAGAGGTGCACACCCACACGCTACGACACAGCTATGCGACTCATCTGCTGGAAGACGGTGTTCCGATCATTATGGTGCAGAAACTTCTGGGTCATGAGCGTATTGAAAGTACAATGGAATATCTTCATGTGTGCCAGCTCTCGGACCAAAAACCGCACAGTCCTTTGGATACGGTATTTACTTTATGCAGCAGGAATGCAGGCCCGAAGTAA
- a CDS encoding IS91 family transposase encodes MQARSKGANVAEVLRKINLSSQNFSVHQEKTLRALSNCRTSALGGHIDTCDGCGNLSISYNSCRNRHCPQCQGHKREEWIQKREQDLLPCSYYHVVFTLPEELNGLAISQPQLIYKILFEAAWATLNQFGKTEGLQLGMIGVLHTWGQNLSLHPHLHCIVPGGGLTMQGKWRKKVRTDKFLFPVKALSKVFRAKFVTSLRACGITDRDLMEKLFTKNWVVYAKRPFGGPKQVIEYLGRYTHKVAISNHRIKEVTDQQVRFEYKDYRKGGEKKEMTLANTEFVRRFSMHILPKRFVRIRHYGILSSSWKRGKLQALQSDLKIRVTAAKPKTLLRKCRSCKEGNLVTIAVFGQRGPPPEFLFVIQPLSAK; translated from the coding sequence ATGCAGGCCCGAAGTAAAGGTGCGAATGTAGCAGAAGTTCTTCGCAAAATCAATTTATCATCCCAAAACTTCAGCGTTCATCAGGAAAAGACATTGCGGGCATTGTCCAACTGCCGGACTTCTGCCTTGGGTGGTCATATTGATACGTGTGATGGTTGCGGAAATCTTTCCATCAGTTACAACTCCTGCCGTAACCGGCACTGTCCGCAGTGCCAGGGTCATAAACGGGAAGAATGGATCCAGAAGCGCGAACAGGACCTCTTGCCCTGCAGCTATTACCATGTGGTTTTTACCCTGCCGGAGGAGTTGAATGGGCTCGCAATATCCCAGCCCCAACTTATTTACAAGATCCTGTTTGAGGCCGCCTGGGCCACTTTGAACCAGTTCGGCAAAACCGAAGGCCTGCAGCTGGGCATGATTGGTGTTTTGCACACGTGGGGACAAAACCTGAGTCTTCATCCGCATCTGCACTGCATTGTGCCGGGAGGTGGTCTCACGATGCAGGGAAAATGGAGAAAGAAAGTAAGGACGGATAAGTTTCTGTTTCCAGTAAAAGCGCTGAGCAAAGTCTTTCGGGCAAAGTTTGTGACTTCCTTAAGAGCCTGTGGAATTACTGACCGGGATTTAATGGAGAAACTCTTCACCAAGAACTGGGTCGTATATGCCAAGCGGCCTTTTGGCGGCCCGAAACAGGTGATCGAGTACTTGGGGAGATACACTCACAAAGTCGCCATCAGCAATCACCGCATAAAAGAAGTGACGGATCAGCAGGTCCGTTTTGAGTACAAAGATTACCGCAAAGGCGGCGAAAAAAAGGAAATGACTCTTGCAAACACGGAGTTTGTCCGGAGGTTTTCGATGCATATTTTACCGAAAAGATTTGTAAGGATCCGGCATTACGGCATCCTGAGCAGCAGCTGGAAGCGTGGGAAACTGCAGGCACTGCAATCCGATTTGAAAATCAGAGTTACTGCAGCAAAACCGAAAACTTTGCTCCGGAAATGTCGAAGTTGCAAGGAAGGAAACTTAGTCACTATAGCTGTTTTCGGGCAGCGCGGTCCGCCACCGGAATTTCTTTTCGTTATCCAACCATTGTCTGCAAAATAA
- a CDS encoding recombinase family protein, whose protein sequence is MKIGYARVSTKDQNLHLQIEALEKAGCEKIYQEKISGATKNRPELDKMIDQFREGDELYVWRLDRLGRSLKNIIDLVLSLSDKGILIKGLVDGVDTSTINGRLFLNLMASLAEYERELIRERTNAGLQSARARGRLGGRPKGYTAETISKLLLLRNIYKDVTKRPEDIYKPFGLTRATFYRYAKILDNYSDEEIKKMGIKR, encoded by the coding sequence ATGAAAATAGGATATGCTCGGGTTTCAACCAAAGATCAAAATTTGCATTTACAAATTGAAGCCTTAGAAAAAGCAGGTTGTGAGAAAATTTATCAGGAGAAAATTTCGGGTGCAACAAAGAATCGTCCCGAACTTGATAAGATGATTGACCAGTTTCGAGAAGGTGACGAACTTTATGTGTGGCGATTGGACAGATTGGGTAGAAGTTTAAAAAACATTATTGATCTTGTCTTAAGTTTGAGTGATAAAGGAATTTTAATAAAAGGTCTTGTAGATGGTGTAGATACTTCAACTATCAATGGACGACTATTTTTGAATCTCATGGCTTCTTTAGCTGAATATGAAAGAGAGTTAATAAGAGAAAGAACCAACGCAGGACTACAATCTGCAAGAGCAAGAGGTAGACTCGGTGGCAGACCAAAAGGTTATACTGCAGAAACAATTTCTAAACTGTTACTTCTGCGCAATATATACAAAGATGTCACGAAACGTCCCGAAGATATTTATAAGCCTTTTGGATTGACTAGGGCTACCTTTTATCGGTATGCTAAAATTCTGGACAATTATAGTGATGAAGAAATTAAAAAAATGGGTATTAAAAGGTAA
- a CDS encoding toprim domain-containing protein, whose product MNCKQFNSILLEEVLLSLGHLPTKQNEKKAWYLNPFGNESQASFKINKSLNKWYLFSEGIGGNNTDFMKKYLNTSVNGVLIWAENQNFSSFQNQNIPDQKFENSSKNYEILDVNEIQHPALLEYLRERKVGNQTQFLHEIYYRMNDKNYFGIGFKNDSGGYEIRNKYSKICLGKKDISTFKNDSKSLRIFEGFFDFLSFKNVEKFLEKEPSDYIILNSVAMISNIKKSLDQYENIELYFDNDIAGNRAVEMIKNESKNAEDCRVLYSDFKDLNEWLINKNVDSKVAYRLKR is encoded by the coding sequence ATGAACTGCAAACAATTTAACAGCATATTGTTGGAAGAAGTCCTCCTTTCTCTCGGACACCTTCCAACGAAACAAAATGAAAAAAAAGCTTGGTATCTCAACCCCTTTGGCAACGAATCCCAAGCCTCTTTTAAAATCAATAAAAGTCTAAACAAATGGTACTTATTTTCAGAAGGAATCGGGGGAAACAATACTGATTTTATGAAGAAGTATCTGAACACTTCAGTAAATGGAGTTTTAATTTGGGCAGAAAATCAAAACTTTTCTTCTTTTCAAAATCAAAATATTCCTGATCAGAAGTTCGAGAACTCCAGTAAAAATTATGAGATACTTGACGTCAATGAAATCCAGCATCCTGCACTTTTGGAATATCTAAGAGAAAGAAAAGTTGGAAATCAAACTCAGTTCTTACACGAAATTTATTACCGAATGAACGATAAAAACTATTTCGGAATTGGTTTCAAGAACGATTCTGGTGGTTACGAAATCCGCAATAAATACTCCAAAATTTGCTTGGGTAAAAAAGATATTTCTACGTTCAAAAATGATTCAAAATCACTAAGAATTTTCGAAGGCTTTTTTGATTTTCTTTCCTTTAAAAATGTGGAAAAATTCTTAGAAAAAGAACCTTCAGATTACATCATTTTAAATTCGGTAGCGATGATTTCCAATATAAAAAAATCTCTTGATCAGTATGAAAATATCGAGCTCTATTTTGATAATGATATAGCAGGAAACCGTGCTGTAGAAATGATTAAAAATGAAAGTAAAAATGCAGAAGATTGTCGGGTTTTATATTCAGATTTTAAAGATTTAAATGAATGGCTAATCAATAAAAATGTGGATTCAAAAGTAGCTTACCGATTAAAGAGATAA
- a CDS encoding primase-helicase family protein translates to MSEKIPYLRVGTTYYKTIEKPLISGDKISILVRWNRETIISDHGKIYVSKVSKYDGFCCIPSHLNYEQIVDGFYNIYNEIPYQPIEENISSEAILNKIPYSLKFMEHIFGEQLELGLDYIKILLEYPTQTLPILCLVSKERSTGKSTFIKWLKSIFGLNMTYIKGDSFSSQFNSDWTSMLIVAIDEVFFDKKEITERLKYLSTTDKDKKEAKGKDREEVEFFGKFILCSNNEDNFIQIDENEIRFWIIKVRSIKSENTEFLHNLNKEIPYFLRYLIQRPFHSRKKTRMWFTDSQIRTKALQKLVWKNNNKLESKIIELLYVFFENTEDSNIHFVPQDIFNMFGKMFSKQYWTVNDVRKLLKENWKLEPQSNSLAYIKYDLDYGLSFFQQNKTGRYFTIERNFILQRFDEMMS, encoded by the coding sequence ATGAGCGAAAAAATCCCTTATCTACGAGTAGGAACAACGTACTATAAAACGATTGAAAAACCATTAATCTCCGGAGACAAGATCTCAATTTTGGTGAGATGGAATCGTGAAACTATTATTAGCGACCACGGAAAAATCTACGTTTCAAAAGTTTCAAAGTACGATGGATTCTGCTGTATTCCCTCTCATCTGAATTATGAGCAGATAGTTGACGGATTCTACAATATCTACAATGAGATTCCTTATCAACCAATCGAAGAAAATATTAGTTCTGAAGCTATACTAAACAAAATTCCATACTCACTTAAATTTATGGAACATATTTTCGGAGAGCAATTAGAGCTGGGCTTAGATTACATAAAGATATTGCTTGAATATCCAACACAGACACTCCCTATTCTTTGTCTTGTAAGCAAAGAAAGGTCTACAGGAAAATCTACATTCATAAAATGGCTGAAATCCATTTTTGGACTAAATATGACTTACATCAAGGGAGATTCTTTCAGTAGTCAGTTCAATTCGGATTGGACATCGATGCTTATAGTTGCTATTGATGAAGTATTCTTTGACAAAAAGGAAATTACAGAACGATTAAAATATCTTTCAACGACTGATAAAGACAAGAAGGAGGCAAAAGGAAAAGATCGTGAAGAAGTGGAATTTTTTGGAAAATTCATTCTCTGTTCCAATAATGAAGATAACTTCATTCAGATTGATGAAAATGAGATCCGATTCTGGATTATTAAAGTAAGATCAATCAAAAGCGAGAACACTGAATTCCTCCACAATCTAAACAAGGAGATTCCCTATTTCCTTCGTTACCTAATCCAAAGACCTTTTCACAGCCGTAAGAAGACAAGGATGTGGTTCACTGATTCCCAGATCAGAACAAAAGCCCTTCAGAAATTGGTTTGGAAAAATAACAATAAACTGGAATCTAAGATCATCGAGCTTTTATATGTGTTTTTTGAAAATACAGAAGACAGTAATATTCATTTCGTTCCGCAGGATATTTTCAATATGTTTGGCAAAATGTTCAGCAAACAATATTGGACAGTTAACGATGTCCGGAAACTCTTGAAAGAAAACTGGAAACTCGAACCTCAAAGTAATTCTTTAGCCTATATCAAATACGACCTCGATTATGGTTTAAGTTTTTTCCAACAGAACAAAACAGGTCGGTATTTTACAATAGAAAGGAATTTTATTCTTCAAAGATTTGATGAAATGATGAGTTAG
- a CDS encoding helix-turn-helix domain-containing protein: protein MSLQLYSHSKGDLEKAVEIILKKATEFTLPSKAEQQPEDLIPQIEAAKFLHVSLPTIIDWRKNKNLPYYNFSGRYYYSKKELLEYGKNRRK, encoded by the coding sequence ATGTCCTTACAACTCTATTCCCATTCCAAAGGAGATTTGGAAAAAGCGGTTGAAATCATTCTTAAGAAGGCAACTGAATTCACGTTGCCCTCTAAAGCAGAACAACAACCGGAAGACCTCATCCCACAGATTGAAGCTGCTAAATTCCTGCACGTTTCTCTTCCCACCATTATTGATTGGAGAAAAAACAAAAACCTACCCTATTACAATTTTAGCGGTCGCTATTACTATTCCAAAAAAGAATTATTAGAATATGGAAAAAATCGAAGAAAGTAA
- a CDS encoding site-specific integrase — MIKYNFELRKDKVSQDGLMPIRILFRIDSSIIKRNTGLNCKLNDWQNNRVKANSKKDTYYGYDEINEKLQQIETKIQDISLYFRANKLEPTKDLFIEKFDSNEKVEASSEFDFFKCFTQYIDKGKLIKTPNTIKGQTTVKNYLEFFCKENGISLSFDKIDEDFFESLRDYSYEIKKMKQNYFAKVIKVLKSFLNWATEKGYNANREFEKFRAVEHDIDIVYLTFEELMKLYEKDFESNRLSHVRDFYCMGCFTGLRFSDLSKLHLANISEDHIVLSIQKTKTQNHAIRLNKYAKAILEKYKGTIYEPLPVISSQKFNEYIKDCCELAEIKQPFTSHWFVGNKKKSLTQPKCKFITSHTARKTFITNSLLLGMEPKAIKKIANIKKDAVLDKYMKVTEAFTDEQMDKAWG, encoded by the coding sequence ATGATAAAGTACAATTTTGAGTTAAGAAAGGACAAAGTAAGTCAAGACGGTTTAATGCCAATTAGGATATTATTCAGAATTGACAGCTCTATAATAAAAAGAAATACTGGATTGAATTGTAAATTAAATGATTGGCAGAACAATCGAGTGAAAGCTAATTCAAAAAAAGATACTTATTATGGCTATGACGAAATAAATGAAAAACTCCAACAGATAGAAACCAAAATTCAAGACATTTCGCTTTATTTCAGAGCAAATAAGCTTGAACCAACAAAGGATTTGTTTATTGAAAAGTTTGATTCAAATGAAAAAGTTGAAGCATCCAGTGAATTCGACTTTTTCAAATGCTTTACACAATATATTGACAAAGGAAAATTGATAAAAACTCCGAACACCATCAAGGGTCAAACTACTGTAAAAAACTATCTGGAATTCTTTTGTAAGGAAAATGGAATTTCGCTTTCTTTTGATAAGATTGATGAAGATTTTTTTGAATCATTAAGAGATTACTCGTACGAAATAAAAAAGATGAAGCAAAATTATTTCGCTAAAGTAATCAAGGTTTTAAAGTCATTTTTAAACTGGGCAACAGAAAAAGGATATAATGCAAACAGGGAGTTCGAGAAATTTAGAGCTGTTGAACACGACATTGACATTGTGTATTTAACATTTGAAGAGTTGATGAAACTATACGAAAAAGATTTTGAAAGCAATCGACTGTCTCACGTTCGGGATTTCTATTGTATGGGATGTTTCACAGGCTTACGGTTTTCTGATCTTTCAAAACTACATTTAGCAAATATTTCTGAAGACCATATAGTTCTTTCTATTCAGAAAACTAAAACACAGAATCACGCTATTAGGCTGAACAAATACGCAAAAGCTATTTTAGAGAAATACAAAGGAACTATCTATGAACCCCTCCCCGTTATCTCTTCTCAAAAATTCAATGAATACATCAAAGATTGTTGTGAATTAGCAGAAATCAAGCAACCATTCACAAGTCATTGGTTTGTGGGTAATAAGAAAAAATCACTCACACAACCCAAATGTAAATTCATAACAAGCCATACAGCAAGAAAAACATTCATTACAAATTCTTTACTATTAGGAATGGAGCCAAAAGCAATAAAGAAAATTGCCAATATTAAGAAAGATGCTGTTCTGGATAAGTATATGAAAGTAACAGAAGCATTCACAGACGAACAAATGGACAAAGCGTGGGGATGA
- a CDS encoding GNAT family N-acetyltransferase — translation MSNIVWKIKSFEELTTSELYEIIKARVDVFVVEQNTPYPDLDGYDQKALHLWAEQEDKTVLAYCRIFDRGIKYDETSIGRVLTSEKGRGKNLGKQLIQYAVETIENRFKTSEVRISAQDYLLRFYSGFGFTATEKKYLEDNIPHTEMFRP, via the coding sequence ATGAGTAATATTGTTTGGAAAATAAAAAGTTTCGAAGAACTGACGACTTCAGAACTATACGAAATCATCAAAGCAAGAGTAGATGTTTTTGTGGTTGAGCAAAACACGCCTTATCCAGATTTGGATGGATATGATCAAAAAGCACTGCATCTTTGGGCAGAGCAAGAGGATAAAACCGTATTAGCATACTGCCGAATTTTTGACAGAGGAATAAAATATGACGAAACTTCAATTGGAAGAGTTTTAACCTCAGAAAAAGGCAGAGGAAAAAATCTAGGAAAGCAATTGATACAATATGCAGTTGAAACGATAGAAAACCGTTTTAAAACTTCTGAAGTAAGAATTTCTGCACAGGATTATCTGTTGAGATTTTATTCAGGTTTTGGCTTTACAGCTACCGAAAAGAAATATTTGGAAGACAACATTCCGCATACGGAAATGTTTAGACCTTAA
- the yihA gene encoding ribosome biogenesis GTP-binding protein YihA/YsxC, whose amino-acid sequence MVIKTATFVKSSGKWQECPEPDMPEYAFIGRSNVGKSSLINAMMNHKDLAKTSGTPGKTQLINHFLVNENWYLTDLPGYGYAKVSKVLRKDFEKLITNYILNRRNLVNLFVLVDSRHNPQKIDLEFIQWCGESGVPFSIVFTKADKLKPNIAIKNVEAYKNELLKTWADLPEMYVTSAEKKEGCDEILNFIQTTNEFLVNNSVNFNE is encoded by the coding sequence ATGGTTATAAAAACAGCAACGTTTGTAAAAAGCAGTGGAAAATGGCAAGAATGCCCAGAACCGGACATGCCGGAATATGCTTTCATTGGGAGATCAAACGTAGGTAAGTCTTCATTGATTAATGCAATGATGAACCACAAAGATTTAGCAAAAACATCAGGAACGCCGGGAAAAACCCAGCTTATTAATCATTTTTTGGTTAACGAAAACTGGTATCTTACCGATTTACCTGGTTATGGATATGCAAAAGTTTCGAAAGTTCTAAGAAAAGATTTTGAAAAACTGATTACCAACTATATTCTTAACAGAAGAAACCTTGTGAATCTTTTTGTATTGGTAGACTCACGTCACAATCCACAAAAGATCGATTTGGAATTTATACAATGGTGTGGCGAAAGCGGAGTTCCGTTTTCAATTGTTTTTACGAAAGCAGATAAACTGAAACCCAACATTGCCATCAAAAATGTTGAAGCCTATAAAAATGAATTGCTGAAAACATGGGCTGATCTCCCTGAAATGTATGTAACCTCAGCAGAAAAGAAAGAAGGATGCGATGAAATTTTAAATTTCATTCAGACAACAAACGAATTTTTAGTTAATAATAGCGTTAATTTCAATGAGTAA